Proteins co-encoded in one Ralstonia sp. RRA genomic window:
- a CDS encoding DegT/DnrJ/EryC1/StrS aminotransferase family protein codes for MTQTNATAEQPFLPFVRPTIDEATIAAVADVLRSGWITSGPKVAAFEAALSEYFGGRIVRTFANGTATMEVALRIAGIGPGDEVITTPISWVATSNVVLTVGAKPVFVDIDPVTRNIDLDKVEAAITPRTKAIIPVYLSGLPVDMDRLYDIARRHKLRVVEDAAQAIGSRWGDKRIGEIGDLVSFSFQANKNITTIEGGALVLNTPEEAVLAEKYRLQGVVRTGFDGMEVDLVGGKFNLTDVNAAIGLGQFAQLEAVTARRAALARRYFAAMRAADIESFGVELPVEDFTTTNWHMFQIVLPLDRLKVDRAGFMAGLKALGIGAGVHYPPIHLFKLYRELGWKPGMFPVAERIGRAIVTLPMFAGMEDSDVDRVVSAVRQLCAQYK; via the coding sequence ATGACGCAAACCAACGCCACTGCTGAACAACCGTTCCTGCCCTTCGTGCGCCCGACCATTGACGAGGCGACCATCGCCGCCGTGGCCGATGTGCTGCGCTCGGGCTGGATCACCTCGGGCCCGAAGGTTGCCGCATTCGAGGCCGCGCTGTCGGAATACTTCGGCGGCCGGATCGTGCGGACCTTCGCCAACGGCACGGCCACGATGGAAGTCGCGCTGCGCATCGCAGGCATTGGCCCGGGCGATGAGGTCATCACCACGCCGATCTCGTGGGTAGCCACGTCCAACGTGGTGCTGACGGTCGGCGCCAAGCCGGTCTTCGTCGACATCGACCCGGTCACGCGCAACATCGATCTGGACAAGGTCGAGGCCGCCATTACGCCGCGCACGAAAGCGATCATCCCGGTCTACCTGTCCGGCCTGCCCGTCGACATGGACCGCCTGTACGACATCGCCCGCCGCCACAAGCTGCGCGTGGTGGAAGACGCCGCGCAGGCCATCGGCTCGCGCTGGGGCGACAAGCGCATCGGTGAGATCGGCGACCTGGTCAGCTTCAGCTTCCAGGCCAACAAGAACATCACCACCATCGAAGGTGGCGCGCTCGTGCTGAACACGCCCGAAGAAGCCGTGCTGGCCGAGAAGTACCGCCTGCAGGGCGTCGTGCGCACCGGCTTCGACGGCATGGAAGTCGATCTGGTCGGCGGCAAATTCAACCTGACGGATGTCAATGCGGCGATTGGCCTGGGCCAGTTCGCGCAGCTTGAAGCGGTGACGGCCCGCCGCGCCGCACTCGCGCGCCGCTACTTTGCCGCCATGCGCGCCGCCGACATCGAATCGTTCGGCGTCGAGCTGCCGGTGGAAGATTTCACGACCACCAACTGGCACATGTTCCAGATCGTGCTGCCGCTGGACCGTCTGAAGGTGGATCGCGCCGGATTCATGGCCGGCCTGAAGGCGCTGGGCATCGGCGCGGGCGTGCACTATCCGCCCATCCATCTGTTCAAGCTCTATCGCGAACTCGGTTGGAAGCCGGGTATGTTCCCGGTGGCAGAACGCATCGGCCGCGCTATCGTCACGCTGCCGATGTTCGCCGGCATGGAAGATTCTGACGTGGATCGCGTGGTCAGCGCGGTCCGCCAACTTTGCGCCCAGTACAAATAA
- a CDS encoding uracil-DNA glycosylase family protein, with translation MAAVPDDVAEAAFTRCLHDIRACRECKGALAHEPRPVVLADRRARVLIVGQAPGRIVHETGIPWNDRSGDRLRQWLQIPYDDFYADKRIAVVPMGFCFPGTGANGDLPPRPECAPKWHRLLLTAMPEVKLALLVGTYAQRYYLDVPRDWSLTDVVRNGPVTDGEGRVLFPLPHPSPRNLAWFKHNPWFDAHIVPALRAALADAFA, from the coding sequence ATGGCAGCAGTGCCGGATGACGTAGCCGAGGCAGCGTTCACGCGTTGCCTGCACGACATCCGTGCCTGCCGCGAGTGCAAGGGCGCGTTGGCGCACGAGCCGCGCCCCGTCGTCTTGGCTGACCGCCGTGCCCGCGTGCTGATCGTCGGGCAAGCCCCTGGACGTATCGTCCATGAGACCGGCATTCCCTGGAATGACCGCTCGGGTGATCGCCTGCGTCAGTGGCTGCAAATCCCGTACGACGATTTCTACGCCGACAAGCGTATCGCCGTGGTGCCGATGGGGTTCTGCTTTCCCGGCACTGGCGCGAACGGCGATCTGCCGCCGCGCCCCGAGTGCGCCCCCAAATGGCATCGCCTTTTGCTGACTGCGATGCCCGAGGTAAAGCTCGCGCTACTGGTCGGCACGTACGCGCAGCGTTACTACCTCGACGTGCCGCGCGACTGGTCGCTCACCGATGTGGTCCGCAATGGGCCTGTGACGGACGGGGAGGGCCGCGTGTTGTTTCCGCTGCCGCACCCGAGCCCGCGCAATCTCGCCTGGTTCAAACACAACCCGTGGTTTGACGCGCACATCGTGCCGGCGCTGCGGGCGGCGCTGGCTGACGCATTCGCTTGA
- a CDS encoding pyridoxal phosphate-dependent aminotransferase translates to MKTIQKSAKLNNVCYDIRGPVLEKAKQMEEDGHKIIKLNIGNLAPFGFDAPEEIQLDMIRNLPNSAGYSDSKGIFAARKAVMHYTQEQGIKNVTLDDIYLGNGASELISLATNALLDQGDELLLPAPDYPLWTAVTSLSGGTPVHYYCDESNGWMPDLDDIRAKITPNTKGIVVINPNNPTGALYSDDLLRGIIAIAREHGLVIFADEVYDKVLFDDNKHTALGSLSEDVLTITFNSLSKSYRSCGYRAGWMVVSGDKRPAKDYIEGLNMLSSMRLCANVPGQWAIQTALGGYQSIKDLVAPGGRMRRQRDLAHELITAIPGVTCVKPKAALYMFPRLDPAVYPIEDDQQFIRQLLEEERVLLVQGTGFNWHSPDHFRIVFLPHEDDLREAIGRISRFLERYRQRHGTGIRAA, encoded by the coding sequence GTGAAAACGATCCAGAAATCCGCCAAGCTCAATAACGTCTGCTATGACATTCGCGGCCCCGTGCTCGAGAAGGCCAAGCAGATGGAAGAAGACGGCCACAAGATCATCAAGCTGAACATCGGCAACCTGGCCCCGTTCGGCTTCGATGCCCCGGAAGAAATTCAGTTGGATATGATCCGCAACCTGCCGAATTCGGCCGGTTATTCGGATTCCAAGGGCATCTTTGCGGCGCGCAAGGCGGTGATGCACTACACGCAAGAGCAGGGCATCAAGAACGTCACGCTGGATGACATCTATCTGGGCAATGGCGCATCGGAGCTGATTTCGCTGGCGACCAACGCGCTGCTCGATCAGGGCGACGAGCTGCTCCTGCCGGCGCCCGACTACCCGCTGTGGACCGCGGTGACCAGCCTTTCGGGCGGCACGCCAGTGCATTACTACTGCGATGAGTCCAACGGCTGGATGCCGGATCTGGACGACATCCGCGCCAAGATTACGCCCAACACCAAGGGCATCGTCGTCATCAACCCGAACAACCCGACCGGCGCGTTGTATTCCGATGATCTGCTGCGCGGCATCATTGCGATTGCGCGCGAGCACGGCCTGGTGATCTTCGCCGACGAGGTGTACGACAAGGTCCTGTTCGACGACAACAAGCACACGGCCCTCGGCTCGCTGTCGGAAGATGTGCTGACGATCACGTTCAACAGCCTGTCGAAAAGCTACCGCTCGTGCGGCTACCGTGCCGGTTGGATGGTGGTGTCGGGTGACAAGCGCCCGGCCAAGGACTACATCGAAGGCCTGAACATGCTGTCGTCGATGCGCCTGTGCGCCAACGTGCCGGGCCAGTGGGCGATCCAGACTGCGCTGGGCGGTTATCAGAGCATCAAGGACCTGGTGGCGCCGGGCGGCCGCATGCGTCGTCAGCGCGACCTAGCGCACGAGTTGATCACGGCTATTCCGGGTGTGACCTGCGTGAAGCCCAAGGCTGCGCTGTACATGTTCCCGCGCCTCGATCCGGCTGTGTATCCGATTGAGGATGATCAGCAATTCATCCGCCAACTGCTGGAAGAGGAGCGTGTGCTGCTGGTGCAGGGCACGGGCTTCAACTGGCATTCGCCGGACCACTTCCGCATCGTCTTCCTGCCGCACGAAGACGATCTTCGCGAAGCGATTGGCCGAATTTCGCGCTTCCTGGAGCGGTACCGTCAGCGTCACGGTACTGGCATCCGGGCCGCATAG
- a CDS encoding homoserine dehydrogenase produces MNPIKIGLLGLGTVGGGTLKVLQRNQEEIRRRAGRGIEVAMIAVRNLDKARAIVQEAGATVPVVNDPFAIVDSPEIDIVVELIGGYDLTRELVLRAIANGKHVVTANKALLAVHGNEIFKAAQDKGVMVAFEAAVAGGIPIIKALREGLTANRIEWIAGIINGTTNFILSEMRDKGLDFDTVLKEAQRLGYAEADPTFDIEGFDAAHKLTLMSAIAFGVPVQFERAYVEGITKLEAVDIRYAEELGYRIKLLGLTRRTDAGIELRVHPTLVPAKRLIANVEGAMNAVVVNGDAVGPTLYYGKGAGAEPTASAVVADLVDVTRLHTADPEHRVPHLAFQPDALSDTPVLPIDEVRSSYYLRIRVADQTGVLADITQILAKTGISIDAMLQKESREGEPQPQTDIIMLTHTAVEKHVNGAIAAIEALPTVLSKVKRIRMEELN; encoded by the coding sequence ATGAATCCCATCAAGATCGGCCTGCTCGGGCTCGGTACCGTCGGTGGCGGTACCCTCAAGGTTCTGCAACGGAACCAGGAAGAAATCCGTCGTCGCGCCGGGCGCGGTATTGAAGTCGCCATGATTGCTGTGCGCAATCTCGACAAGGCACGCGCCATCGTGCAGGAAGCCGGTGCGACCGTGCCTGTGGTCAACGACCCGTTTGCGATTGTGGATTCGCCCGAGATCGATATCGTGGTGGAGCTGATCGGCGGCTATGACCTGACGCGCGAGCTGGTGCTGCGCGCCATCGCCAACGGCAAGCACGTCGTCACCGCCAACAAGGCGCTGCTGGCCGTGCACGGCAACGAGATCTTCAAAGCCGCCCAGGACAAGGGCGTGATGGTGGCGTTCGAGGCTGCGGTGGCTGGTGGCATCCCCATCATCAAGGCGCTGCGCGAGGGCCTGACGGCCAACCGCATCGAGTGGATCGCCGGCATCATCAACGGCACCACGAACTTCATCCTGTCGGAGATGCGCGACAAGGGCCTGGACTTCGACACCGTGTTGAAGGAAGCCCAGCGCCTGGGCTATGCCGAAGCCGATCCGACGTTCGACATCGAGGGCTTTGACGCCGCGCACAAGCTCACGCTCATGAGCGCGATCGCCTTTGGCGTGCCGGTGCAGTTCGAGCGCGCGTACGTGGAAGGCATCACCAAGCTGGAAGCCGTCGACATCCGCTATGCGGAAGAACTCGGCTACCGCATCAAGCTGCTCGGCCTGACGCGTCGCACCGATGCTGGCATCGAACTGCGTGTACACCCGACGCTGGTGCCGGCCAAGCGCCTGATCGCCAACGTGGAAGGCGCGATGAACGCCGTGGTCGTCAACGGTGACGCTGTGGGCCCGACGCTGTACTACGGCAAAGGCGCCGGCGCTGAGCCGACCGCCTCGGCTGTCGTTGCCGACCTAGTGGACGTGACCCGCCTGCACACCGCTGACCCGGAACACCGCGTGCCGCACTTGGCGTTCCAGCCGGACGCGCTGTCCGACACGCCGGTGCTGCCGATCGACGAAGTGCGTTCGAGCTACTACCTGCGCATTCGCGTGGCCGACCAGACGGGCGTGCTGGCCGATATCACGCAGATCCTGGCCAAGACAGGCATTTCGATCGACGCCATGCTGCAGAAGGAATCGCGCGAGGGCGAGCCCCAGCCGCAGACCGACATCATCATGCTGACGCACACGGCCGTCGAGAAACACGTGAACGGTGCCATTGCCGCCATCGAAGCGCTGCCGACCGTGCTGTCGAAGGTCAAGCGCATTCGCATGGAAGAACTGAACTAA
- the glp gene encoding gephyrin-like molybdotransferase Glp, which translates to MSANDAPAVKPSLLTLEAALSQLLAAVRPLHDTETVLTLHANGRILAQAVHSSLNVPPADNTSMDGYAVRAADITAPGTRLKVAQRIPAGHVGQPLNAGEAARIFTGAMIPPGADAVVMQEQCKADPDTGTVVIDHVPESGEWIRRAGEDIADGAEILPRGARLGPQQLGLAASVGCANLQVVRRPRVAVFFTGDELAMPGEPLKPGAIYNSNRFTLRALLENLGCEITDFGIVPDTLQATRDTLREAAEGHDLIITSGGVSVGEEDHIKPAVEAEGRLNMWQIAIKPGKPLAFGEVRRPEGMVGGPTAFFIGLPGNPVSSFVTFLLFVRPFILRLQGVADVAPRRIPMRADFTLAKGDRRNEFLRARINANGGLDLFPNQSSGVLTSTVWGDGLIDNPPNQPIAQGDVVSFLPFAGLV; encoded by the coding sequence ATGTCCGCCAACGATGCTCCCGCCGTCAAACCGTCTCTGCTGACGCTCGAAGCGGCGCTGTCGCAACTGCTCGCCGCCGTGCGCCCGCTGCACGACACCGAAACCGTGCTGACGCTGCATGCCAACGGTCGCATCCTCGCGCAAGCCGTGCACAGCAGCTTGAACGTACCGCCGGCCGACAATACGTCGATGGACGGCTACGCCGTGCGCGCGGCCGATATCACCGCGCCGGGCACGCGCCTGAAGGTGGCGCAGCGCATTCCCGCCGGCCACGTCGGCCAGCCGCTGAATGCGGGCGAGGCTGCGCGCATCTTCACCGGCGCAATGATTCCGCCGGGCGCTGATGCGGTCGTCATGCAGGAGCAATGCAAGGCCGATCCGGACACAGGCACCGTCGTCATTGACCACGTGCCGGAATCGGGCGAATGGATCCGCCGTGCCGGCGAGGACATCGCCGACGGCGCCGAGATCCTGCCGCGCGGCGCGCGCCTGGGTCCGCAGCAACTGGGGCTGGCCGCATCCGTCGGCTGCGCCAATCTGCAGGTGGTGCGCCGTCCGCGTGTGGCCGTGTTCTTCACCGGTGACGAACTCGCCATGCCCGGCGAGCCGCTCAAGCCCGGCGCCATCTACAACTCCAACCGCTTCACGTTGCGCGCGCTGCTCGAAAACCTCGGCTGCGAGATCACCGATTTCGGCATCGTGCCTGACACGCTGCAGGCCACGCGCGACACGCTGCGTGAAGCCGCCGAGGGGCACGACCTGATCATCACCTCCGGCGGCGTCTCGGTGGGCGAGGAAGACCACATCAAGCCCGCCGTGGAAGCCGAAGGGCGCCTGAACATGTGGCAGATCGCCATCAAGCCCGGCAAGCCGCTGGCCTTTGGCGAGGTGCGTCGCCCCGAAGGCATGGTGGGCGGCCCGACCGCCTTCTTCATTGGTTTGCCGGGCAACCCGGTATCGAGTTTCGTGACGTTTCTGCTGTTCGTGCGGCCGTTCATCCTGCGCCTGCAGGGCGTGGCCGATGTGGCGCCGAGGCGCATCCCGATGCGCGCCGACTTTACGTTGGCCAAGGGCGACCGCCGCAATGAGTTCCTGCGCGCGCGCATCAACGCCAATGGCGGGCTGGACCTGTTCCCGAATCAAAGCTCCGGCGTGTTGACCTCTACCGTGTGGGGGGATGGCCTGATCGACAACCCGCCGAACCAACCGATCGCGCAGGGCGACGTTGTGAGCTTCCTGCCGTTCGCGGGTCTGGTGTAA
- the thrC gene encoding threonine synthase, translated as MQYRSTRGHSEPQSFSRILLGGLAPDGGLYLPEQYPQVTTDELTRWRDLPYADLAFEILRKFATDIPEDDLRALTRRTYTAEVYSNARQGDNTADITPLHKLGEEGGTSLSLLCLSNGPTLAFKDMAMQLLGNLFEYALDREHAELNILGATSGDTGSAAEYAMRGKRGVRVFMLSPHRKMSAFQTAQMFSLQDKNIFNIAIEGVFDDAQDIVKAVSNDHEYKARQKIGTVNSINWARVVAQVVYYFKGYLLAAPKIGDKVSFCVPSGNFGNVCAGHIARMMGLPIDKLVVATNENDVLDEFFRTGTYRVRSAAQTYHTSSPSMDISKASNFERFVFDLLDRDPARLAQLFRDVDEKGGFSMTGKPEFDRIAEFGFLSGRSSHEDRVNTIRDVFATYGTMIDTHTADGVKVARENLTPGVPMVVLETALPAKFGDTIREALDREPERPAGYADIESLPQRFEVMPADADRIKGYIAQHTGL; from the coding sequence ATGCAATACCGATCGACCCGCGGCCACAGCGAGCCGCAGAGCTTCTCCCGCATCCTGCTGGGCGGCCTGGCGCCGGACGGCGGCCTGTACCTGCCTGAGCAGTACCCGCAAGTCACCACAGACGAGCTGACGCGCTGGCGCGACCTGCCGTATGCCGATCTCGCGTTCGAGATCCTGCGCAAGTTCGCTACCGACATTCCCGAAGACGACCTGCGCGCACTGACCCGCCGTACCTACACGGCTGAGGTCTACAGCAACGCCCGCCAGGGCGACAACACCGCCGACATCACGCCGCTGCACAAGCTGGGCGAAGAGGGCGGCACGTCGCTCTCGCTGCTGTGCCTGTCCAATGGCCCGACGTTGGCCTTCAAGGACATGGCGATGCAGCTGCTGGGCAACCTGTTCGAATACGCACTCGACCGCGAACACGCCGAGCTGAACATCCTGGGCGCCACCTCCGGCGACACCGGCAGCGCGGCCGAATACGCCATGCGCGGCAAGCGCGGCGTGCGCGTGTTCATGCTGAGCCCGCACCGCAAGATGAGCGCGTTCCAGACCGCGCAGATGTTCAGCCTGCAAGACAAGAACATCTTCAACATCGCCATCGAAGGCGTGTTCGATGATGCGCAGGACATCGTCAAGGCCGTGTCGAACGACCACGAATACAAGGCCCGCCAGAAGATCGGCACGGTCAACTCGATCAACTGGGCGCGTGTCGTCGCCCAGGTCGTCTACTACTTCAAGGGCTACCTGCTGGCCGCCCCGAAGATCGGCGACAAGGTGTCGTTCTGCGTGCCGTCGGGCAACTTCGGCAACGTCTGCGCTGGGCACATCGCGCGCATGATGGGTTTGCCGATCGACAAGCTGGTGGTGGCCACCAACGAAAACGACGTGCTCGACGAGTTCTTCCGCACCGGCACGTACCGCGTGCGTTCGGCCGCGCAGACGTACCACACGTCCAGCCCGAGCATGGACATTAGCAAGGCCTCGAACTTCGAGCGCTTTGTGTTTGACCTGCTCGACCGCGATCCGGCGCGCCTCGCGCAACTGTTCCGCGACGTGGACGAGAAGGGTGGTTTCTCGATGACCGGCAAGCCGGAGTTCGACCGCATCGCCGAGTTCGGTTTTCTCTCGGGACGCAGCTCGCACGAAGACCGCGTCAACACGATCCGCGACGTGTTCGCCACCTACGGCACGATGATCGACACCCACACCGCCGATGGCGTGAAGGTGGCGCGCGAGAACCTGACGCCGGGTGTGCCGATGGTGGTGCTGGAAACGGCATTGCCGGCCAAGTTCGGCGACACCATCCGCGAAGCGCTGGACCGCGAGCCGGAGCGCCCGGCCGGTTACGCCGACATCGAATCGCTGCCGCAGCGTTTCGAAGTCATGCCTGCGGATGCCGACCGCATCAAGGGCTACATCGCCCAGCACACGGGCCTGTAA
- a CDS encoding Mth938-like domain-containing protein — protein sequence MKLHSSDPTTVLNTVTAYGDGYIEINKVRYEHSVLVMPEGAVIPWNVARFEDLTPEHFARLLELGAEVVVFGTGNKLRFPHPRLTAPLTEKRIGVEAMDLQAAGRTYNILMLEGRKAAAALLIERA from the coding sequence TTGAAGCTCCATTCCTCTGATCCGACCACCGTTCTCAATACCGTTACCGCCTATGGCGACGGCTATATCGAAATCAACAAGGTGCGCTACGAGCATTCGGTGCTCGTCATGCCCGAAGGTGCTGTCATACCGTGGAATGTCGCGCGCTTTGAAGACCTCACGCCGGAGCACTTCGCCCGCCTGCTGGAACTGGGTGCGGAGGTGGTCGTATTCGGCACCGGTAACAAACTGCGCTTTCCGCACCCGCGCCTGACCGCGCCACTCACCGAGAAGCGCATCGGCGTGGAAGCAATGGACCTGCAGGCCGCTGGCCGCACCTACAACATCCTGATGCTGGAAGGCCGCAAAGCGGCGGCCGCATTGCTGATCGAACGCGCCTGA
- a CDS encoding SMR family transporter, with amino-acid sequence MNLVTFGLILTGVMLNACAQLLLKAGVNNIGRFAFSAENIVPIGIKLATQWPIIGGLACYVISVVVWILGLSRVDVTIAYPMLSLGYVVNAFLAWYLFGEVLSIQRLVGIAIILVGVLVLARS; translated from the coding sequence ATGAATCTGGTCACTTTCGGGCTGATCCTGACAGGCGTCATGCTCAATGCCTGCGCCCAGTTGCTGCTCAAGGCGGGCGTCAACAACATCGGCCGCTTTGCGTTTTCGGCCGAAAACATCGTGCCGATCGGCATCAAGCTTGCAACGCAGTGGCCCATCATCGGCGGCCTAGCGTGCTACGTGATTTCCGTGGTGGTGTGGATCCTCGGCCTGTCGCGCGTGGATGTGACCATTGCGTATCCGATGCTCTCGCTGGGCTACGTGGTCAATGCCTTCCTGGCGTGGTATCTGTTTGGCGAAGTGCTGTCGATCCAGCGCCTGGTCGGCATCGCCATCATCCTCGTCGGTGTGCTCGTACTGGCCCGCTCATAA
- the moaD gene encoding molybdopterin converting factor subunit 1, producing the protein MQIELRFFASVREQLGTSQEAVTVPDTLRTAGDVRHWLMARGPVWAEVLAEGRALRMAVDHQIVPADTAIHEGCEVAFFPPVTGG; encoded by the coding sequence ATGCAGATCGAGCTTCGTTTCTTTGCCAGCGTGCGTGAGCAACTGGGAACTTCGCAGGAGGCGGTGACCGTGCCAGACACCTTGCGCACAGCGGGTGACGTGCGCCACTGGTTGATGGCGCGTGGCCCGGTATGGGCCGAGGTCTTGGCTGAAGGCCGTGCCCTGCGCATGGCGGTGGACCACCAGATCGTGCCTGCCGATACCGCGATTCACGAGGGCTGCGAAGTCGCATTCTTCCCGCCCGTCACTGGCGGCTGA
- a CDS encoding glycosyltransferase family 39 protein yields the protein MPIDRSANAPALPWRNASLWLLAAAFLAVWLGTLGYRHLIPTDEGRYAEIAREMFTTGDWVTIRYNALKYFEKPPLQMWGTALAYTLFGIGDWQARLFTALSGIAGLVFTMLAAARWWGRRTAVITGLVLVSAPMWNVGAHFNSLDMGVAGCMTMALAALLLAQHPDATRSQQRNWMWVCWASMALAVLSKGLIGVVLPGFVLVVYTLVARDWVLWKRLHLVTGLIVFFAVGAPWFVLISARNPEFAWFFFVHEHFQRFTSTVHNRNAPLWYFVPLLLAGFLPWLAQLPGAVRLSFARSETAANGFRPTLMLGLWAILIFAFFSISDSKLPGYIFPIIPALAVLAALVLENTGERAWRWQLKAFLALAVVGLAASGYVATMSSDMYPNAVFSRFGLFLAVAFAAGAVFTWLALRFADKRFESLVAFACAWFLTFTTALLGHEAFGRSMSGIDLVPAVKPWLKPGVPFYAVERLDHTMPFYLGTPTTMVQQPDELAFGIEQEPTKWIPTTEAFVARWKEGGQAVAMMGPGTYDRLSAQGVPMIVIARDARRVIVRRN from the coding sequence ATGCCGATCGACCGCTCTGCCAACGCGCCCGCCCTGCCCTGGCGCAATGCCTCCTTGTGGCTGCTGGCCGCTGCCTTTCTGGCCGTCTGGCTGGGTACGCTGGGCTACCGCCACCTGATCCCCACCGACGAAGGCCGCTACGCCGAGATCGCCCGCGAGATGTTCACCACGGGCGACTGGGTGACCATCCGCTACAACGCTCTGAAGTATTTCGAGAAGCCACCGCTGCAGATGTGGGGCACGGCGCTCGCCTACACGCTGTTCGGCATCGGCGACTGGCAGGCACGGCTGTTCACGGCGTTGTCGGGCATCGCCGGCCTCGTTTTCACGATGCTGGCAGCAGCGCGTTGGTGGGGTAGACGGACCGCCGTCATCACCGGGCTGGTCCTGGTGAGCGCGCCGATGTGGAACGTGGGCGCACATTTCAATTCGCTCGACATGGGCGTGGCCGGCTGCATGACGATGGCCCTGGCAGCGCTGCTGCTGGCACAGCATCCGGATGCCACGCGCAGCCAGCAACGCAACTGGATGTGGGTCTGCTGGGCGTCGATGGCGCTGGCCGTATTGAGCAAAGGCCTGATCGGCGTGGTGCTGCCGGGCTTCGTGCTGGTGGTCTATACGCTGGTGGCGCGTGACTGGGTATTGTGGAAACGACTGCACCTGGTGACTGGGCTGATCGTCTTCTTTGCGGTGGGTGCGCCGTGGTTCGTGCTGATTTCTGCGCGTAACCCGGAGTTTGCGTGGTTCTTCTTCGTGCACGAGCACTTCCAGCGCTTCACATCGACCGTGCACAACCGCAACGCGCCGCTCTGGTATTTCGTGCCGTTGCTGCTGGCGGGCTTCCTGCCGTGGCTTGCGCAACTGCCGGGCGCGGTGCGCCTCTCCTTCGCTCGCAGTGAAACGGCTGCCAATGGCTTCCGGCCAACGCTCATGCTCGGCCTGTGGGCCATTCTGATCTTCGCGTTTTTCAGCATTTCCGACTCCAAGCTGCCGGGCTATATCTTCCCGATCATCCCAGCGCTGGCGGTTCTGGCTGCGCTGGTGCTGGAGAACACCGGCGAGCGCGCTTGGCGCTGGCAGCTCAAGGCCTTCCTCGCGCTGGCCGTCGTCGGTCTGGCGGCGAGCGGCTATGTCGCAACGATGTCGTCGGACATGTACCCGAATGCCGTGTTTTCGCGTTTTGGGTTGTTCCTGGCGGTGGCCTTCGCTGCAGGAGCCGTTTTTACGTGGCTGGCACTGCGCTTTGCAGACAAGCGCTTCGAGAGTCTCGTCGCGTTCGCCTGTGCGTGGTTCCTGACGTTTACGACAGCCCTGCTCGGCCACGAGGCATTCGGGCGCTCGATGTCGGGTATCGATCTCGTGCCGGCCGTCAAGCCATGGCTGAAGCCTGGCGTCCCGTTCTATGCGGTAGAGCGGCTGGACCATACAATGCCGTTTTACCTCGGCACGCCGACCACGATGGTGCAGCAGCCCGACGAACTGGCCTTCGGCATCGAGCAGGAGCCCACCAAGTGGATTCCGACCACCGAGGCCTTCGTGGCCCGCTGGAAGGAAGGCGGCCAGGCCGTCGCCATGATGGGGCCGGGCACGTATGACCGCTTGTCAGCCCAGGGCGTACCGATGATTGTGATCGCCCGTGATGCCCGCCGCGTGATCGTGCGGCGCAACTAG